A single genomic interval of Methylocystis sp. IM3 harbors:
- a CDS encoding ParA family protein, which produces MKSIVFFNNKGGVGKTTLACNVVSYLTMHRNKRVLFVDADPQCNATQILLTEDEAEQIYAAGKSKSKTLYDYLSPVDNGEPQIDRAISPYLGTRNRFQTDLVPGHPKMSTKIALAKHGRISSVPMLAASVSRIGVVSSFQRWLTGMTL; this is translated from the coding sequence TTGAAGTCAATCGTCTTTTTCAACAACAAGGGCGGTGTTGGGAAAACAACGCTGGCGTGCAACGTCGTCTCTTACCTGACGATGCATCGAAATAAGCGAGTGCTATTTGTAGATGCCGATCCACAATGTAATGCCACTCAGATCCTTCTGACCGAAGACGAAGCCGAGCAAATCTATGCGGCAGGCAAGAGTAAGTCGAAAACCCTTTATGACTACCTGTCTCCGGTCGATAATGGCGAACCGCAGATTGATAGAGCGATCTCCCCCTATCTCGGAACCAGGAACCGGTTCCAGACGGACTTGGTTCCCGGTCATCCTAAAATGTCGACGAAGATCGCCTTAGCGAAGCATGGTCGAATCTCCTCCGTTCCGATGTTGGCGGCTTCCGTGTCACGAATTGGTGTAGTCAGCTCCTTTCAGCGGTGGTTGACCGGTATGACCTTGTGA